One segment of Nocardioides oleivorans DNA contains the following:
- the ccrA gene encoding crotonyl-CoA carboxylase/reductase — translation MQNILDAIQSDSASAGDFASLELPESYRAAFVKKDEVDMFEGVPSKEKDPRRSIHVDEVPLPELGPGEAFVAVMASAINYNTVWTSIFEPVSTFGFLERYGRNSELTKRHDLPYHVVGSDLSGVVLKTGPGVTRWKPGDRVVAHCLSVELEGPDGHNDTMLDTEQRIWGFETNFGGLADVAMVKANQLMPKPEHLTWEEAASPGLVNCTAYRQLVSKNGGDMKQGDNVLIWGASGGLGGFATQYALNGGATPVCVVSNEEKANIARSMGAELIINRSEEGYRFWNDENTQQDPKEWKRFGARIRELTGGEDIDIVFEHPGRETFGASVFVTRKGGTITTCASTSGFMHEYDNRYLWMNLKKIISSHFANYRESWEANRLIAKGRIHPTLSRTYTLDEVGQASLDVHQNAHQGKVGVLCLAPEEGLGVRDHEMRAEHETAINRFRGV, via the coding sequence GTGCAGAACATCCTCGACGCCATCCAGTCCGACTCCGCGAGCGCCGGCGACTTCGCCTCGCTCGAGCTGCCCGAGTCCTACCGCGCCGCCTTCGTGAAGAAGGACGAGGTCGACATGTTCGAGGGGGTGCCGTCGAAGGAGAAGGACCCGCGCAGGTCGATCCACGTCGACGAGGTGCCGCTGCCCGAGCTCGGTCCCGGTGAGGCGTTCGTGGCCGTGATGGCCAGCGCGATCAACTACAACACCGTGTGGACCTCGATCTTCGAGCCGGTCTCCACCTTCGGCTTCCTGGAGCGCTACGGCCGCAACAGCGAGCTCACCAAGCGCCACGACCTGCCCTACCACGTGGTCGGCTCCGACCTGTCCGGCGTCGTGCTCAAGACCGGCCCCGGCGTCACCCGCTGGAAGCCGGGCGACCGGGTCGTGGCGCACTGCCTGTCCGTCGAGCTCGAGGGTCCCGACGGCCACAACGACACGATGCTCGACACCGAGCAGCGGATCTGGGGCTTCGAGACCAACTTCGGCGGCCTGGCCGACGTCGCGATGGTCAAGGCCAACCAGCTGATGCCGAAGCCCGAGCACCTCACGTGGGAGGAGGCCGCCTCGCCCGGCCTCGTGAACTGCACGGCGTACCGCCAGCTGGTCAGCAAGAACGGCGGCGACATGAAGCAGGGCGACAACGTCCTGATCTGGGGCGCCTCGGGCGGTCTCGGCGGGTTCGCCACGCAGTACGCCCTCAACGGGGGCGCGACGCCTGTGTGCGTGGTCTCCAACGAGGAGAAGGCGAACATCGCCCGCAGCATGGGAGCCGAGCTGATCATCAACCGGTCCGAGGAGGGCTACCGGTTCTGGAACGACGAGAACACCCAGCAGGACCCCAAGGAGTGGAAGCGGTTCGGTGCCCGCATCCGCGAGCTCACGGGCGGCGAGGACATCGACATCGTCTTCGAGCACCCCGGTCGCGAGACCTTCGGCGCCAGCGTGTTCGTCACCCGCAAGGGCGGCACCATCACCACCTGCGCGTCGACCTCCGGCTTCATGCACGAGTACGACAACCGCTACCTGTGGATGAACCTCAAGAAGATCATCTCCAGCCACTTCGCCAACTACCGCGAGTCGTGGGAGGCCAACCGCCTCATCGCCAAGGGCAGGATCCACCCGACCCTGTCGCGGACCTACACCCTCGACGAGGTCGGCCAGGCCTCGCTCGACGTCCACCAGAACGCCCACCAGGGCAAGGTCGGCGTGCTCTGCCTGGCCCCCGAGGAGGGCCTCGGCGTCCGCGACCACGAGATGCGCGCCGAGCACGAGACGGCGATCAACCGCTTCCGCGGGGTCTGA
- the mce gene encoding methylmalonyl-CoA epimerase, producing the protein MTPPEIPAELPADVQHLFTAIDHVGIAVPDLDEALAFYRDVYGMQVLHEEVNEEQGVREAMVGVGPGSSNPSGSCLQLLAPLTPESTIAKFLDRSGPGLQQLAFRVDDVEHVAGVLRERGLRLLYDAPRRGTSDSRVNFIHPKDAGGVLVELVEPAAHAH; encoded by the coding sequence ATGACGCCCCCTGAGATCCCGGCCGAGCTCCCCGCCGACGTCCAGCACCTCTTCACCGCCATCGACCACGTGGGGATCGCGGTGCCCGACCTCGACGAGGCGCTGGCGTTCTACCGCGACGTCTACGGCATGCAGGTCCTCCACGAGGAGGTCAACGAGGAGCAGGGCGTGCGCGAGGCGATGGTCGGCGTCGGGCCCGGCTCGTCGAACCCGTCGGGGTCGTGCCTGCAGCTCCTCGCTCCGCTGACACCCGAGTCGACCATCGCGAAGTTCCTCGACCGCAGCGGCCCCGGCCTCCAGCAGCTCGCGTTCCGCGTCGACGACGTCGAGCACGTGGCGGGCGTGCTGCGCGAGCGCGGCCTGCGCCTGCTGTACGACGCCCCCCGCCGCGGCACCTCCGACAGCCGCGTGAACTTCATCCACCCCAAGGACGCCGGCGGCGTGCTGGTCGAGCTCGTCGAGCCGGCCGCCCACGCGCACTGA
- the meaB gene encoding methylmalonyl Co-A mutase-associated GTPase MeaB: MTRRGAAAVPDLVARAREGEPAAVARLITLVEDASPLLREVMAALRPHAGHAHVLGITGAPGVGKSTSTSALVAGMRRAGRRVGVLAIDPSSPFSGGALLGDRVRMGDHALDTGVFIRSMGARGHLGGLAWATPQAVRVLDAAGFDVVIVETVGVGQSEVEVAGLADTTLVLLAPGMGDGIQAAKAGILEVGDVYAVNKADREGADRTRRELRTMLSMGERPEGSWRPPVVRTVASTGEGIDGLLAEVERHAAWLAETGELHARRTTRARHEVEAIALAALRERWGADDRLGLDELAGRVAAGELDPYGAADTLLDGR; this comes from the coding sequence GTGACCCGGCGCGGCGCGGCCGCCGTACCCGACCTCGTCGCACGCGCACGCGAGGGCGAGCCGGCCGCGGTCGCGCGCCTGATCACGCTCGTCGAGGACGCCTCGCCGCTGCTGCGAGAGGTGATGGCGGCGTTGCGTCCGCACGCCGGCCACGCCCACGTCCTCGGCATCACGGGTGCGCCCGGGGTCGGCAAGTCGACCTCGACCAGCGCGCTGGTCGCCGGGATGCGTCGTGCCGGCAGGCGCGTCGGCGTGCTCGCGATCGACCCGTCCTCGCCCTTCTCCGGCGGCGCCCTCCTCGGTGACCGCGTGCGGATGGGCGACCACGCGCTCGACACCGGCGTCTTCATCCGCTCGATGGGCGCCCGCGGGCACCTCGGCGGGCTGGCCTGGGCGACGCCCCAGGCGGTGCGGGTCCTCGACGCCGCGGGCTTCGACGTCGTCATCGTCGAGACCGTCGGGGTCGGGCAGAGCGAGGTGGAGGTGGCCGGCCTCGCCGACACGACCCTGGTGCTGCTGGCGCCCGGGATGGGAGACGGCATCCAGGCGGCGAAGGCGGGCATCCTCGAGGTCGGCGACGTCTATGCCGTCAACAAGGCCGATCGCGAGGGCGCCGACCGCACCCGGCGCGAGCTGCGGACCATGCTGTCGATGGGCGAGCGGCCCGAGGGATCGTGGCGCCCGCCGGTCGTGCGGACCGTGGCGAGCACGGGGGAGGGGATCGACGGGCTGCTGGCGGAGGTCGAGCGCCATGCTGCCTGGCTCGCGGAGACGGGCGAGCTCCACGCACGTCGTACGACCCGGGCCAGGCACGAGGTCGAGGCGATCGCGCTCGCCGCGCTGCGTGAGCGCTGGGGCGCCGACGACCGGCTGGGACTGGACGAGCTCGCCGGTCGCGTGGCGGCCGGCGAGCTCGATCCCTACGGGGCTGCGGACACGCTGCTCGACGGGCGCTGA
- a CDS encoding MMPL family transporter has protein sequence MASLLHRLGAFSARRPFAVLLAWVFVLAAAVGGMASLSRPLSNEFEIPHSEFGRVLDELGQEIPQVAGGTGTVVVHSPDGFTADQRRALRDTMTEWEDLPHVTAVLDPFKLQRQLDGSGDQLDRGLRKLTKGQEQYDEGRAQLIGLENWLADHPDDATPALEQQLADGKAQLADAGEQLDSGWATYHAGKTLSDAGDGVSFVSDDGTTALVQVRFDSQTQQLDPAVLERVPETGAALADAGIRADYGQEMTASREVGGPGEVIGVAVAGVVLLVMLGSLVLAGLPLAIALVGVGVSLTLGIATTQWISLQSMAPVLGMMLGLAVGIDYALFIVNRHRHQLAALADESDEPLDEERIRASIALATGTAGSAVVVAGTTVVIALAALAVSGIPTLLQMGMLAAFTVAVTVIVALTLTPALLSLAGRRAIPRRRRTTRSGRARDGWPQRWVGLVTRRPRAATALVTLVMLVLAVPALSMRLGLPDGSSEPQDSTAYRAYERVADDFGPGANGPLLLAAEYDAPVAEADVVAAEAKVARAVLAVDDRVSVLPIGTSDDRRTIAFQVVPAEGPSAESTVELVQGLRRLAAGDEPVHQTSSWLGLQDVIADADPTGDELLGDGVSLGLTGATVANIEVSERLAAALPLYLTMVIGLSLVLLTIVFRSILVPLVATAGFLLSVAASFGAIVAVYQWGWLGALFDVHDPSAVFSFMPTLLIGILFGLAMDYQMFLVSGMHESYVHGKDARTAVRAGFASGARVVAAAALIMVSVFSGFIWAEMTMARSIGFGLAVGVLLDAFLVRMTFTPAVLSLLGDKAWWLPGWLDRLLPNLDVEGAALAQRLERERTESEAPAEEPARELTPVS, from the coding sequence ATGGCTTCCCTGCTGCACCGCCTCGGTGCCTTCTCCGCACGCCGCCCGTTCGCCGTCCTGCTCGCCTGGGTGTTCGTGCTGGCCGCCGCCGTCGGCGGCATGGCGTCGCTGTCGCGCCCGCTGAGCAACGAGTTCGAGATCCCGCACAGCGAGTTCGGCCGGGTCCTCGACGAGCTCGGCCAGGAGATCCCGCAGGTCGCCGGCGGCACCGGCACCGTGGTCGTGCACAGTCCCGACGGCTTCACCGCCGACCAGCGCCGCGCCCTGCGCGACACCATGACCGAGTGGGAGGACCTGCCCCACGTCACGGCGGTGCTCGACCCGTTCAAGCTCCAGCGCCAGCTCGACGGGTCGGGCGACCAGCTCGACCGGGGCCTGCGGAAGCTGACGAAGGGACAGGAGCAGTACGACGAGGGGCGCGCGCAGCTGATCGGCCTGGAGAACTGGCTGGCCGACCACCCCGACGACGCCACCCCGGCGCTCGAGCAGCAGCTCGCCGACGGCAAGGCGCAGCTCGCGGACGCGGGGGAGCAGCTCGACAGCGGCTGGGCGACCTACCACGCGGGCAAGACGCTGAGCGACGCCGGCGACGGCGTCTCCTTCGTGAGCGACGACGGCACGACCGCGCTCGTGCAGGTCCGCTTCGACTCCCAGACCCAGCAGCTCGACCCCGCCGTGCTCGAGCGGGTGCCCGAGACCGGTGCGGCGCTCGCCGATGCCGGCATCCGGGCCGACTACGGCCAGGAGATGACTGCCAGCCGCGAGGTGGGCGGTCCGGGTGAGGTGATCGGGGTCGCGGTCGCCGGCGTGGTCCTGCTCGTCATGCTCGGCTCGCTCGTGCTGGCCGGCCTGCCGCTGGCGATCGCGCTGGTCGGCGTCGGGGTCAGCCTCACGCTCGGCATCGCCACCACGCAGTGGATCTCGTTGCAGTCGATGGCACCCGTCCTCGGCATGATGCTCGGTCTCGCCGTCGGCATCGACTACGCCCTCTTCATCGTCAACCGCCACCGGCACCAGCTCGCCGCACTGGCCGACGAGTCCGACGAGCCCCTCGACGAGGAGCGGATCCGGGCCAGCATCGCGCTGGCCACGGGCACCGCGGGCTCGGCCGTCGTCGTGGCCGGCACGACCGTGGTGATCGCCCTGGCGGCACTGGCGGTGTCGGGCATCCCGACCCTGCTCCAGATGGGGATGCTGGCCGCCTTCACCGTCGCCGTGACCGTCATCGTCGCGCTCACCCTGACCCCGGCCCTGCTCAGCCTCGCCGGGCGTCGCGCGATCCCGCGCCGCCGTCGTACGACGAGGTCCGGACGCGCCCGCGACGGCTGGCCGCAGCGGTGGGTCGGGCTCGTCACCCGCCGCCCGCGCGCCGCGACGGCGCTGGTCACGCTCGTGATGCTCGTGCTCGCCGTCCCCGCGCTGTCGATGCGGCTGGGCCTGCCCGACGGCTCCTCGGAGCCGCAGGACTCGACCGCCTACCGGGCCTACGAGCGCGTGGCCGACGACTTCGGTCCCGGTGCCAACGGCCCGCTCCTGCTGGCCGCGGAGTACGACGCACCGGTCGCCGAGGCCGACGTGGTCGCCGCGGAGGCGAAGGTCGCCCGGGCGGTCCTCGCCGTGGACGACCGCGTGTCCGTGCTCCCGATCGGGACCAGCGACGACCGACGCACGATCGCCTTCCAGGTCGTGCCGGCGGAAGGCCCGTCGGCGGAGTCCACCGTCGAGCTCGTCCAGGGCCTGCGCCGGCTCGCCGCCGGCGACGAGCCGGTCCACCAGACCTCGTCGTGGCTGGGCCTGCAGGACGTCATCGCCGACGCCGACCCGACCGGTGACGAGCTGCTCGGCGACGGTGTCTCGCTCGGCCTCACCGGAGCGACGGTCGCCAACATCGAGGTCTCCGAGCGGCTCGCCGCCGCCCTGCCGCTCTACCTCACGATGGTGATCGGGCTGTCCCTGGTGCTCCTGACGATCGTGTTCCGCTCGATCCTCGTGCCGCTGGTCGCCACGGCCGGGTTCCTGCTCTCGGTCGCCGCCAGCTTCGGCGCGATCGTCGCGGTCTACCAGTGGGGTTGGCTCGGGGCCCTCTTCGACGTGCACGACCCGTCAGCGGTGTTCAGCTTCATGCCGACGCTGCTCATCGGCATCCTCTTCGGGCTCGCGATGGACTACCAGATGTTCCTGGTCTCCGGCATGCACGAGTCCTACGTCCACGGCAAGGACGCGCGGACCGCGGTGCGGGCGGGCTTCGCCTCCGGCGCCCGGGTCGTCGCGGCGGCGGCGCTGATCATGGTCTCGGTCTTCTCCGGCTTCATCTGGGCGGAGATGACCATGGCCCGCTCCATCGGCTTCGGCCTCGCGGTCGGCGTGCTGCTCGATGCCTTCCTGGTCCGGATGACCTTCACGCCCGCGGTGCTGTCGCTGCTCGGCGACAAGGCGTGGTGGCTGCCGGGGTGGCTCGACCGGCTCCTGCCCAACCTCGACGTCGAGGGCGCGGCGCTCGCCCAGCGGTTGGAGCGGGAGCGGACGGAGTCCGAGGCGCCCGCCGAGGAGCCCGCACGGGAGCTGACGCCCGTCAGCTGA
- a CDS encoding SDR family oxidoreductase, which produces MTTSGSYDFTGYQVLVIGGTRGEGHSIASSFAASGASVTVTGTMMLRSLYDADLSAFDYESVNLARQESIDHLVGMVDQIDVLVLAAGCTLPYGISADERSFLAEAARSGLLGPTFLTTRLRLKLGQSPALGGGCVVNTGSVRRWLELSSTPEAAHADFVDSTIRAGDNWAGLGVRVNSVAPPHRPAVPRQYGRSTQPPAGGSRAAGGTMVRTPQQRTTDAVTDAVLFLASSSASRITGQTLRLS; this is translated from the coding sequence ATGACGACTTCGGGGTCGTACGACTTCACCGGCTACCAGGTCCTGGTGATCGGCGGAACACGCGGCGAGGGCCACTCGATCGCCTCGTCCTTCGCCGCCTCGGGCGCCTCGGTGACGGTGACCGGCACGATGATGCTGCGCTCCCTCTACGACGCCGACCTCTCGGCGTTCGACTACGAGTCGGTCAACCTGGCCCGCCAGGAGTCGATCGACCACCTCGTCGGCATGGTCGACCAGATCGACGTCCTCGTCCTCGCCGCCGGCTGCACGCTCCCCTACGGCATCTCCGCCGACGAACGCTCCTTCCTCGCCGAGGCTGCCCGTTCGGGGTTGCTCGGCCCGACGTTCCTCACGACCCGGCTGCGCCTCAAGCTCGGCCAGAGCCCGGCCCTCGGTGGCGGGTGCGTGGTCAACACCGGGTCCGTACGCCGCTGGCTGGAGCTGTCCTCGACCCCCGAGGCGGCGCACGCCGACTTCGTCGACTCCACCATCCGTGCCGGTGACAACTGGGCCGGGCTGGGCGTGCGGGTCAACTCCGTCGCTCCCCCGCACCGGCCGGCCGTCCCGCGCCAGTACGGTCGGTCGACCCAGCCACCGGCCGGTGGCAGCCGGGCCGCCGGCGGCACCATGGTCCGCACGCCGCAGCAGCGCACGACCGACGCGGTCACCGACGCCGTGCTGTTCCTGGCCAGCAGCTCCGCGTCGCGGATCACCGGCCAGACCCTGCGCCTGAGCTGA
- a CDS encoding AI-2E family transporter: MRVQHHVSLLRHSPFNIGFFGALGVLLAVFLIEQLFSISSILVLLVLAMFLAIGLNPVVEWFMRRGVRRGLSVLMVLTVVIGVLVLFIGAVAPVISEQIALITRNAPGWFSDLQRNTYIQQLDERFDVIDKMQDYVTNSDFTQRVFGGALGVGLAVLSAVTNTFIVLVLMIYFLASLPSIKHAGYSLAPASRRPRVSELGDKIIRSTGAYVSGAFLVAVCAGISTLVFTWVVGLGDYSFALAFIVGLLSLIPVLGAVVSGVIMTLLALTVSPTVALVAAIYYIAYQQVESYLISPRIMKRAVDIPGAVTVIAALIGGSLMGIIGALLAVPVAAALLLLHREVFLKRQDSR, encoded by the coding sequence GTGCGCGTCCAGCACCACGTCTCGCTGCTGAGGCACTCCCCCTTCAACATCGGCTTCTTCGGCGCGCTCGGCGTGCTGCTCGCGGTCTTCCTGATCGAGCAGCTGTTCAGCATCTCCTCCATCCTGGTGCTGCTCGTGCTCGCCATGTTCCTGGCGATCGGGCTCAACCCGGTCGTCGAGTGGTTCATGCGCCGGGGCGTGCGCCGCGGCCTGTCGGTGCTGATGGTGCTGACCGTCGTGATCGGGGTGCTGGTCCTGTTCATCGGCGCCGTCGCCCCGGTGATCAGCGAGCAGATCGCGCTCATCACGCGCAACGCGCCGGGCTGGTTCAGCGACCTCCAGCGCAACACCTACATCCAGCAGCTCGACGAACGCTTCGACGTCATCGACAAGATGCAGGACTACGTCACCAACTCCGACTTCACCCAGCGTGTCTTCGGCGGCGCCCTGGGCGTCGGCCTCGCCGTGCTCTCGGCCGTCACCAACACGTTCATCGTGCTCGTGCTGATGATCTACTTCCTCGCCTCGCTGCCCAGCATCAAGCACGCGGGCTACAGCCTGGCCCCGGCCTCGCGCCGTCCCCGGGTGAGCGAGCTCGGCGACAAGATCATCCGCAGCACCGGCGCCTACGTCTCCGGCGCGTTCCTCGTGGCGGTCTGCGCCGGCATCAGCACGTTGGTCTTCACGTGGGTCGTGGGGCTGGGCGACTACAGCTTCGCGCTGGCCTTCATCGTCGGCCTGCTGAGCCTGATCCCGGTGCTCGGCGCCGTCGTCAGCGGCGTGATCATGACGCTGCTCGCCCTGACGGTCTCACCCACGGTCGCGCTCGTCGCGGCGATCTACTACATCGCCTACCAGCAGGTGGAGTCCTACCTGATCTCACCGCGCATCATGAAGCGTGCGGTCGACATCCCCGGCGCCGTCACCGTGATCGCCGCCCTCATCGGCGGTTCGCTGATGGGCATCATCGGGGCCCTGCTCGCCGTTCCGGTCGCGGCGGCACTGCTCCTGCTCCACCGCGAGGTGTTCCTCAAGCGGCAGGACTCTCGCTGA
- a CDS encoding acetyl-CoA C-acetyltransferase — MTTSVIVAGARTPIGRLLGGLKDLSAADLGGVAIKGALDKAGVAPDQVDYLIMGQVILAGAGQNPARSAGVAAGLPMSMPSITINKVCLSGINAIAMADQLIRAGEHDVVVAGGMESMTQAPHLLPKSREGFKYGDTALVDSMAYDALYDQSTQQAMINLTDGTNAAGAHLTREEQDAFAASSHQRAALAWKNGLFDDEVVPVTISTRKGDVVVSQDEGVRSDTTVETLAGLRPVTKDGTITAGSASQISDGACAVVVMSKTKAEELGLTWIAEIGAHGQVAGPDSTLQLQPARAIEKAAAKEGIAVSDIDLFELNEAFAAVGIESARQLGASEDQVNVNGGAIALGHPVGMSGARIVLTLAHELKRRGGGVGAAALCGGGGQGDALIIRVPA; from the coding sequence ATGACCACGTCCGTGATCGTCGCAGGTGCCCGTACCCCCATCGGACGCCTGCTCGGTGGCCTCAAGGACCTGTCCGCCGCAGACCTCGGCGGCGTCGCCATCAAGGGTGCCCTCGACAAGGCGGGCGTGGCGCCCGACCAGGTCGACTACCTGATCATGGGCCAGGTCATCCTGGCCGGCGCCGGCCAGAACCCGGCCCGCTCCGCCGGTGTCGCCGCCGGCCTGCCGATGAGCATGCCCTCGATCACCATCAACAAGGTCTGCCTGTCCGGCATCAACGCCATCGCGATGGCCGACCAGCTGATCCGCGCCGGCGAGCACGACGTGGTCGTCGCGGGGGGCATGGAGTCGATGACCCAGGCGCCGCACCTGCTGCCCAAGTCGCGCGAGGGGTTCAAGTACGGCGACACCGCGCTGGTCGACTCGATGGCCTACGACGCGCTCTACGACCAGTCCACCCAGCAGGCGATGATCAACCTGACCGACGGCACCAACGCGGCCGGCGCCCACCTGACCCGCGAGGAGCAGGACGCCTTCGCGGCGAGCTCGCACCAGCGCGCGGCGCTCGCCTGGAAGAACGGCCTCTTCGACGACGAGGTCGTGCCGGTGACCATCTCGACGCGCAAGGGCGACGTCGTGGTGTCCCAGGACGAGGGCGTGCGAAGCGACACGACCGTCGAGACCCTCGCCGGCCTGCGCCCGGTCACCAAGGACGGCACCATCACGGCCGGCTCGGCCTCGCAGATCTCCGACGGCGCGTGCGCGGTGGTCGTGATGAGCAAGACGAAGGCCGAGGAGCTCGGCCTCACCTGGATCGCCGAGATCGGCGCGCACGGCCAGGTCGCCGGCCCCGACTCCACGCTCCAGCTCCAGCCGGCCCGCGCCATCGAGAAGGCAGCCGCCAAGGAGGGCATCGCCGTCTCCGACATCGACCTCTTCGAGCTCAACGAGGCCTTCGCCGCGGTCGGCATCGAGTCCGCCCGCCAGCTCGGGGCGTCGGAGGACCAGGTCAACGTGAACGGTGGCGCCATCGCCCTCGGGCACCCGGTCGGCATGTCCGGCGCCCGTATCGTGCTGACCCTCGCCCACGAGCTCAAGCGTCGCGGAGGCGGCGTCGGTGCGGCCGCCCTGTGCGGCGGTGGTGGCCAGGGCGACGCCCTGATCATCCGCGTCCCGGCGTGA
- a CDS encoding TetR/AcrR family transcriptional regulator, whose translation MAENTREQRKNQTREALSRAAIEIVADEGIDALTADRIADAAGVSRRTLFNYFARVEDVLTATIETVTADTIDAIAARPAGEPLRVSALAVLEGLIDSPAFAQARVLERAAVHSTATRRFLLEFDDRQRQALEEGLRRRLGPGIDPIYATSLAAAAFGVLCSVTRLAVDAAGDDDVRAADLHRAWTRQGFEHLFAGFDEAAALPDQES comes from the coding sequence ATGGCCGAAAACACGCGTGAGCAGCGCAAGAACCAGACCCGCGAGGCGCTCTCGCGGGCGGCGATCGAGATCGTCGCGGACGAGGGCATCGACGCCCTGACCGCGGACCGGATCGCCGACGCCGCCGGCGTCTCGCGACGGACCCTGTTCAACTACTTCGCGCGGGTCGAGGACGTCCTCACCGCCACCATCGAGACGGTCACCGCCGACACGATCGACGCGATCGCCGCGCGGCCCGCGGGGGAGCCGCTGCGGGTGTCCGCCCTGGCGGTGCTGGAGGGGCTGATCGACTCACCGGCCTTCGCCCAGGCGCGCGTGCTCGAGCGCGCCGCGGTCCACTCCACGGCCACCCGCCGGTTCCTCCTCGAGTTCGACGACCGCCAGCGCCAGGCCCTCGAGGAGGGCCTGCGCCGGCGACTCGGCCCCGGGATCGACCCCATCTACGCCACCAGCCTCGCCGCCGCGGCCTTCGGCGTCCTGTGCTCCGTCACCCGGCTCGCCGTCGACGCGGCCGGCGACGACGACGTACGGGCGGCGGACCTGCACCGCGCGTGGACGCGCCAGGGCTTCGAGCACCTCTTCGCCGGGTTCGACGAGGCCGCCGCCCTTCCCGACCAGGAGTCCTGA
- a CDS encoding LamG domain-containing protein, with protein sequence MLRVRRVLTSVLALTTTAVLGAVLAAPPASARADSLAGLWLMDEGAGQVTYDLSFNGNRGYLGAATAADAADPAWVQLPRLLFFKRAALRFSGSQRVTVPDAPSLEPSGVTLAVRVRSDQGGYFRYIAAKGSLACETASYGLYTGAQGGARFYVSDGSSFTLSNDAGPQLWDGQWHTVVGTYDGTSVRLWVDGRQVGTPVASSIAINYDLPDSQDLLLGDYAGSCGSPLGFVGDMDAAAVLGRYQSTPSIL encoded by the coding sequence ATGCTTCGCGTCCGCCGCGTCCTGACCTCCGTCCTCGCGCTGACCACCACCGCCGTCCTCGGCGCGGTCCTCGCCGCCCCGCCTGCCAGCGCCCGGGCCGACAGCCTCGCCGGCCTCTGGCTGATGGACGAGGGAGCCGGTCAGGTCACCTACGACCTCTCCTTCAACGGCAACCGCGGCTACCTCGGCGCGGCCACCGCCGCCGACGCCGCCGACCCGGCGTGGGTGCAGCTGCCGCGCCTGCTGTTCTTCAAGCGCGCCGCGCTCCGGTTCAGCGGCTCGCAGCGCGTGACGGTCCCCGACGCCCCGTCGCTGGAGCCGAGCGGCGTGACCCTCGCGGTCCGGGTGCGCAGCGACCAGGGCGGCTACTTCCGCTACATCGCCGCGAAGGGCTCGCTCGCCTGCGAGACCGCGTCGTACGGCCTCTACACCGGCGCGCAGGGCGGCGCCCGCTTCTACGTCTCCGACGGCAGCAGCTTCACCCTCTCCAACGACGCCGGGCCGCAGCTCTGGGACGGCCAGTGGCACACCGTCGTCGGGACCTACGACGGCACCTCGGTGCGGCTGTGGGTCGACGGTCGCCAGGTCGGCACACCCGTCGCGTCGTCGATCGCCATCAACTACGACCTGCCGGACAGCCAGGACCTGCTGCTCGGCGACTACGCCGGGTCGTGCGGGAGCCCGCTCGGCTTCGTCGGTGACATGGACGCCGCGGCGGTGCTCGGCCGCTACCAGTCGACGCCCAGCATCCTCTGA
- a CDS encoding EamA family transporter, with protein sequence MTTLTHDTTSSRTAAGLTLAVASAASFGLSGALARGLLDTGWSAGATVALRIGIAALVLVVPGALALRGQWHLLRTNAGLIGIYGIGAVAGAQLCFFYAVTYMQVSVALLLEYTAPVAVVVWLWLRHGQRPSRLTLLGGAIAAAGLVLVLDVVSGADLSTVGVLWALAAMLGVTTYFIISADEGNGLPGITLAAGGLLVGGAILLAAGASGVLPFHASTADAVYDGFTVDWWIPVVVLGLVTAAFSYVTGIAAGRRLGSRLASFVALGEVLAAVVWAWLLLGELPRPVQLAGGLLVLAGVVVVKLGEGRTPLLVEPLPDPEPRSDPRVSESPAA encoded by the coding sequence GTGACGACGTTGACCCATGACACCACCTCGTCGAGGACGGCCGCCGGACTGACCCTCGCCGTGGCGTCCGCCGCCTCGTTCGGCCTCTCCGGCGCCCTCGCCCGCGGTCTGCTCGACACCGGCTGGAGCGCGGGCGCCACCGTCGCCCTCCGGATCGGCATCGCCGCCCTGGTGCTGGTCGTCCCCGGGGCCCTCGCCCTGCGCGGCCAGTGGCACCTGCTGCGCACCAACGCCGGCCTGATCGGCATCTACGGCATCGGGGCCGTGGCCGGGGCGCAGCTGTGCTTCTTCTACGCCGTCACCTACATGCAGGTCAGCGTCGCGCTGCTGCTCGAGTACACCGCTCCGGTCGCCGTCGTGGTGTGGCTGTGGCTGCGCCACGGCCAGCGCCCCTCGCGCCTGACGCTGCTCGGCGGCGCCATCGCCGCCGCCGGGCTGGTCCTCGTGCTCGACGTCGTCTCCGGCGCCGACCTCAGCACCGTCGGCGTGCTGTGGGCGCTCGCCGCGATGCTCGGCGTCACGACGTACTTCATCATCTCCGCCGACGAGGGCAACGGGCTTCCGGGGATCACGCTGGCGGCCGGTGGACTCCTGGTCGGCGGCGCGATCCTGCTGGCCGCGGGCGCCAGCGGCGTCCTGCCCTTCCACGCCTCGACCGCGGACGCGGTCTACGACGGCTTCACGGTCGACTGGTGGATCCCGGTCGTCGTGCTCGGCCTGGTCACGGCGGCCTTCTCCTACGTCACCGGGATCGCCGCCGGTCGTCGCCTCGGCAGCCGCCTGGCGTCGTTCGTGGCCCTCGGCGAGGTGCTGGCCGCCGTCGTCTGGGCCTGGCTCCTGCTGGGCGAGCTGCCCCGCCCGGTCCAGCTCGCGGGCGGGCTGCTCGTGCTCGCCGGCGTGGTGGTGGTCAAGCTCGGCGAGGGGCGTACGCCGCTCCTGGTGGAGCCGCTGCCCGACCCGGAGCCCCGGTCCGACCCTCGCGTCAGCGAGAGTCCTGCCGCTTGA